The Aphis gossypii isolate Hap1 chromosome 3, ASM2018417v2, whole genome shotgun sequence genome includes a region encoding these proteins:
- the LOC114131448 gene encoding microtubule-associated protein futsch-like isoform X25: protein MGNPSDHVETPLTGGYLLIVLAEPRTAEHKLAILKKLTKGLSCWNYEESGVEIVTELNAIVNQNIEGEEGKNGEQLFQYVSDNLVAEILINPQHSTLVQCVRNLLASFTKYRCIIHAGYSFTENGSWIVQDGSFSVIDFLDAYKTAEAQRTIRLHENHIRIDLHCSADADWNQVSRLKGTRFLLNPPEKIVDNESIESTVRWLCDKIEVVELDILLEGSQVVGNIRFSRPTLYVFPAGQGDSALFGINGFNMLIDGGAGRNSCFWGFARHLDRLDAVLLTRLNSSNLEGVASFLKRKTMSSLYPQIGHFFCNFKTRKQISSPNTDAKQDVLSISLIDTAQSIITDLKQLQLRPHLCYRNINLEPINLYHKVGHGKLDMYVLNPSKDSKEVKDFLTKWNEGDQKLFNPTKDLQFPLPNIISVCTLLVWQPANPNTTITRIFFPGSSPQNKIFESLERVRHLEFLKHPSCSIKSMSSSTSVTIKSQTTKKTVLEKMIPGETKAVKTMENLEVSTSASNAVIQTAIIPTVPKEGTPKPKFPVEAEKSKPNLKTVTKETVNSKTKIEHKYSSISAKVNSNKVIQKSTTIKKTLKLSSKSPPTDKSTPTTPIENQEKTPKPIKQVIKPKSTIKSPSSTPTKSKKEEANRKVLVSSRTNSGLKRTQITKKEIKPAKPINEIETEGISSKKDSNIIYKSSLISGDKDKSGEEEDILIVEKVAITPEKLLTPDGKKIIANELDGILTTAKDIVIKEKCVEKLSDSGATTAPTMPEDEKINDSKKEIEVNESDQKSEEFKKAKDALKTPDEVADLPFHEEADEHKTKVTEKVIETEIESQEIVQVENAEYVLVSLDSSPEALKRQVLDNVNLLDTELDEESEKEDEYVEKKESKLIEHLLESSKDLCEITDKIDELKKQNEHEINNHLIHENLQNYSHGNTETINVCAELINQEKQIEIQEKAKSRGSLSDETLQTMVNETITTATNVINRSGSTTEEQERVSEHIRATHESKVSTKPDSIDNEQVQSSLNDTNTSSSKITSRSGSISIDKKANTTEKTTDKQDSKASSNAGSVCEEPVKSPVNETVTSSSKVASRSGSITDDQAKTTEISEDKKDSKASSKEASVCDEPVKSPVNETITSSSKVASRSASITNEQEKTTGNVNDNQDSKASSRAGSVCDEHVKSPVHETFTSSSKVASRSGSIITEEQEKTTDKQDSKASSKAGSVCDEPVKSPVHETILTANKVPSRSGSITTDEQEKSLDKLESKASSKAGSVCDEPVKSPVHETILTANKVPSRSGSITTDEQEKTLDKLESKASSKAGSVCDEPVKSPVHETILTANIVTSRSGSITNEQEKTTENVNENQGSKESSRAGSVCDEHVKSPVHETITSSSKVASRSASITTEEQEKTLDKLESKASSKAGSVCDEPVKSPVHETILTADKVASRSGSITTDEQEKTLDKLESKASSKAGSVCDEQVKSPVHETITSSSKVASRSGSITTDEQEITTDKIDSKASSKAGSVCDEPVKSPVHETILTADKVASRSGSITTDEQEKTLDKLESKASSKSSSVCDEPVKSPIRETITSSSKVASRSGSITNEQEKTTENVNDNQDSKVSSRAGSVCDKHVKSPVYETITSSSKVASRSGSITTDEQEITTDIMDSKASSKAGSVCDELVESLLCEATASDKIKTMISSSISHEPLHDNQYSKVSRKASSICEEPLKSSELEINTDVTKLKSRPSSINQDQDIVYNSLTDKQEFNASSNETSSINYREPIKIDCFEKNTNERVISSRPNSEEELLDSVPSINKYSTLENTISDISFKEQEIVSTSLINKSNSICQDTESTPTLAMDKYDIETSSRKDSFCQDKNESITISSSSTSSICQEINTQSSKLSSRKSSIIDDLIDKPSKLQIGEKSSSLQESNIYDHSIDDNSKIFNKSGSLCDEMLNMSFNKVTENVISNKTCERIVSPTLIAENTECKIDNKEGSVGEESMKSSNNETGNKGNLISSTLNSIPQKTEEEKNQSSKSSSIFDETQKLQIENNKIILSPFEIIETNVIEKKVEESKSLGRIGSLCEEIAKFLTDDDKKMSTNNTYESSCGINESTLKNNNEVLKVETEPLLQFEKNTYALNKIEKPLQLDDEVKVSEKHDNINEKNTDHSLPAENITVSNIKSSDISTILIEENNKTGIMNVAQMVGKNINDESFTKHTAITDNESKNLKTVNPISSITSEECISKLSNVLIEDIVKSSNEKNIMNNSSLTDICVNQPLGVTLNSEDLGVTKDIVMQLKRDVHEALHQCSSDDERPYTPQSESSMSRSAMNIDEDDDDNEDNKIETDDDMAGSPMSTGPSPIQMQLDNRQVEINIDFNKAIQEHRITRGEDLTTTEANGNHVTEIKTTEHDNINQNQSTSSDTVQSWGKPLGLPPVQSINNNGFDPIREWGKPFGLPSPTQPVLELGETQNMSSKITPKKLKKIMDNKPIINVMDKDSQNRIRRSESPSKLRSRSSSRMSRINPVYLDLIYVPHHGNSKYVSADFFKRVRARNYVFSGTDPSKEVLNALIEGKQAWEDQDLEVTIIPTYDTDTLGQWVAENEELLTKLKIDLSPSASRCTIKLQDHNTSCSAYRLEF from the exons GGCTTTCGTGTTGGAATTATGAAGAGAGTGGCGTTGAAATAGTAACTGAACTTAATGCTATTGTTAATCAAAACATCGAAGGCGAAGAAGGCAAAAAtg gtgaACAACTTTTTCAATATGTAAGTGATAATTTAGTGGCAGAAATTCTTATTAACCCTCAACACAGTACATTAGTGCAATGCGTAAGAAACTTATTAGCAAGTTTTACAAAGTATAGATGCATTATTCATGCAGGATATTCGTTCACAGAAAATGGATCGTGGATCGTCCag gatGGTTCATTTTCGGTCATTGACTTCTTAGATGCATATAAAACGGCTGAAGCTCAGCGCACAATTAGACTCCATGAAAACCATATTCGTATTGATCTTCATTGTTCTGCAGACGCTGATTGGAATCAAGTTAGTCGACTTAAAGGCACGCGTTTTTTGTTAAATCCGCCGGAAAAAATAGTTGACAATGAGTCAATAGAATCAACTGTAAGGTGGCTTTGTGATAAAATTGAAGTGGTTGAACTTGATATACTACTTGAAGGGTCACAAGTTGTGGGAAATATCAGATTTAGTAGACCTACACTTTATGTATTTCCTGCTGGACAAGGCGATTCCGCATTATTTGGCATCAATGGATTCAACATGTTAATCGATGGAGGAGCGGGAAGAAATTCTTGTTTTTGGGGTTTTGCAAGACACTTGGATCGATTAGATGCAGTACTATTAACAAGACTCAACAGTAGTAATTTAGAAGGAGTTGCATCctttttaaaacgaaaaaccATGTCATCATTGTATCCACAAAtaggacattttttttgtaacttcaAG acaagaaaacaaatatcatCTCCTAACACTGATGCTAAACAAGATGTTCTTTCAATTAGCTTAATAGATACAGCACAAAGCATAATAACTGATCTTAAACAATTGCAACTTCGTCCGCATTTATGTTATCGAAACATAAATTTAGAACCCatcaatttatatcataaagttGGACATGGAAAACTcgatatgtatgtattaaatccTTCTAAAGACAGTAAAGAGGTAAAAGACTTTTTGACAAAATGGAATGAAGgtgatcaaaaattatttaatcctACTAAAGATTTGCAGTTTCCATTGCCTAACATTATATCTGTTTGTACACTGCTAGTATGGCAACCAGCAAATCCAAATACTACCATcactagaattttttttcccgGAAGTAGtcctcaaaataaaatatttgaatcttTAGAAAGAGTCAGACatcttgaatttttaaagCATCCTTCATGCTCTATTAAATCAATGAGTTCATCTACATcagtaacaataaaatcacAAACAACAAAGAAGACAGTTCTTGAAAAAATGATTCCTGGTGAAACTAAAGCCGTTAAAACTATGGAAAATTTAGAAGTATCAACATCAGCCTCAAATGCTGTTATACAAACAGCTATAATACCAACAGTACCCAAAGAAGGAACTCCAAAACCAAAATTCCCAGTTGAGGcagaaaaatcaaaaccaaATTTAAAGACAGTTACGAAAGAAACAGttaactcaaaaacaaaaattgaacatAAATATAGTTCAATTAGTGCAAAAGTAAATTCTAACAAGGTTATACAAAAAAgtacaactattaaaaaaacattaaaattatcatctaAATCTCCTCCTACTGATAAATCAACACCAACTACTCCAATtgaaaatcaagaaaaaacgCCTAAACCAATTAAACAAGTTATCAAACcaaaatcaacaataaaatctCCTTCAAGTACTCctactaaaagtaaaaaagagGAAGCTAATCGTAAAGTTTTGGTTTCTTCAAGAACGAATTCTGGTTTAAAGCGAActcaaataactaaaaaagaaataaagcCAGCCAAACcaataaatgaaattgaaacagAAGGTATTTCTTCGAAAAAAgactcaaatattatttataaatctagtTTGATAAGTGGTGATAAAGATAAAAGTGGCGAAGaagaagatattttaattgtggAAAAAGTAGCGATTACACCAGAAAAACTATTGACTCCAGAtgggaaaaaaatcattgccAATGAATTGGATGGGATTTTAACAACTGCCAAGGATAtagtaattaaagaaaaatgcgTAGAAAAATTGTCAGATTCTGGAGCCACTACAGCGCCCACTATGCCAgaagatgaaaaaataaatgactcaaaaaaagaaatcgaAGTTAACGAATCAGACCAAAAATccgaagaatttaaaaaagcaaaagatGCATTAAAAACACCAGATGAAGTTGCTGATTTACCATTTCACGAAGAAGCAGatgaacataaaacaaaagttaCAGAAAAAGTAATTGAAACAGAAATTGAATCACAAGAAATTGTTCAAGTAGAAAATGCCGAATATGTACTGGTATCATTAGATTCATCTCCAGAAGCATTAAAACGACAAGTATTGGATAACGTTAATTTGTTGGATACAGAACTTGACGAAGAATCTGAAAAAGAAGATGAATacgtagaaaaaaaagaaagtaaattaatagaaCATCTACTTGAATCATCCAAGGATTTGTGTGAAATAACAGACAAAATTGatgagttaaaaaaacaaaacgaacATGAGATTAACAATCACCTAATAcatgaaaatttacaaaactataGTCACGGTAATACTGAAACTATAAATGTATGCGCAGAATTGATaaatcaagaaaaacaaatagaaaTTCAAGAAAAAGCGAAATCTAGAGGTTCACTTTCTGATGAGACATTACAAACTATGGTTAATGAAACTATTACGACAGCtactaatgttataaatagatCAGGATCAACTACTGAAGAACAAGAGAGAGTATCAGAACACATCAGGGCAACCCATGAGTCTAAGGTATCTACTAAACCAGATTCAATTGATAATGAACAAGTTCAATCTTCACTTAATGACACAAATACATCATCTAGTAAAATTACAAGTAGATCCGGTTCTATTTCAATAGACAAAAAAGCAAATACTACGGAAAAAACCACCGATAAACAGGACTCCAAAGCATCAAGTAATGCAGGATCGGTTTGTGAGGAGCCAGTGAAATCCCCGGTTAACGAAACAGTTACATCTTCTTCTAAAGTTGCAAGTAGATCCGGATCTATCACTGATGACCAAGCAAAAACTACAGAAATATCCGAAGATAAAAAAGATTCAAAAGCATCAAGTAAGGAAGCTTCAGTTTGTGATGAACCAGTGAAATCTCCGGTTAATGAAACAATTACGTCTTCTTCTAAAGTTGCAAGTAGATCCGCTTCTATTACAAACGAACAAGAAAAAACTACAGGAAACGTGAATGATAACCAAGATTCAAAGGCGTCTAGTAGGGCAGGCTCAGTTTGTGATGAACACGTTAAATCTCCAGTTCATGAAACATTTACATCGTCTTCTAAAGTTGCTAGTAGATCCGGTTCTATTATAACAGAAGAACAGGAAAAAACCACCGATAAACAGGATTCCAAAGCATCAAGTAAAGCAGGTTCAGTTTGTGATGAACCAGTGAAATCTCCAGTTCATGAAACAATTTTGACAGCCAATAAAGTTCCAAGCAGATCAG GTTCTATTACAACAGATGAACAAGAAAAATCCCTCGATAAACTGGAATCCAAAGCATCAAGTAAAGCAG GTTCAGTTTGTGATGAACCAGTGAAATCTCCAGTTCATGAAACAATTTTGACAGCCAATAAAGTTCCAAGCAGATCAGGTTCTATTACAACAGATGAACAAGAAAAAACCCTCGATAAACTGGAATCCAAAGCATCAAGTAAAGCAGGTTCAGTTTGTGATGAACCAGTGAAATCTCCAGTTCATGAAACAATTTTGACAGCTAATATAGTTACAAGTAGGTCTGGTTCTATTACAAACGAACAAGAAAAAACTACAGAAAACGTGAATGAAAACCAAGGTTCAAAGGAGTCTAGTAGGGCAGGCTCAGTTTGTGATGAACATGTAAAATCTCCAGTTCATGAAACAATTACGTCTTCTTCTAAAGTTGCAAGTAGATCCGCTTCTATTACAACGGAGGAACAAGAAAAAACCCTCGATAAACTGGAATCCAAAGCATCAAGTAAAGCAGGTTCAGTTTGTGATGAACCAGTGAAATCTCCAGTTCATGAAACAATTTTGACAGCCGATAAAGTTGCAAGCAGATCAGGTTCTATTACAACAGATGAACAAGAAAAAACCCTCGATAAACTGGAATCCAAAGCATCAAGTAAAGCAGGTTCAGTTTGTGATGAACAAGTTAAATCTCCAGTTCATGAAACAATTACGTCTTCTTCTAAAGTTGCTAGTAGATCCGGTTCTATTACAACAGATGAACAGGAAATAACCACCGATAAAATAGATTCCAAAGCATCAAGTAAAGCAGGTTCAGTTTGTGATGAACCAGTGAAATCTCCAGTTCATGAAACAATTTTGACAGCCGATAAAGTTGCAAGCAGATCCG GTTCTATTACAACAGATGAACAAGAAAAAACCCTCGATAAACTGGAATCCAAAGCATCAAGTAAGTCAAGTTCAGTTTGTGATGAACCTGTGAAATCTCCGATTCGTGAAACAATTACGTCTTCTTCTAAAGTTGCAAGTAGATCCGGTTCTATTACAAACGAACAAGAAAAAACTACTGAAAACGTAAATGATAACCAAGATTCAAAGGTGTCTAGTAGGGCGGGCTCAGTTTGTGATAAACACGTTAAATCTCCAGTTTATGAAACAATTACGTCTTCTTCTAAAGTTGCTAGTAGATCCGGTTCTATTACAACAGATGAACAGGAAATAACCACCGATATAATGGATTCCAAAGCATCAAGTAAAGCAGGTTCAGTTTGTGATGAATTAGTGGAATCTCTATTATGTGAAGCCACGGCATCAGACAAGATCAAAACAATGATATCCAGTTCTATATCTCATGAACCACTACATGATAATCAATACTCAAAGGTTTCAAGAAAAGCCAGTTCCATATGTGAAGAACCATTAAAATCGTCGGAACTAGAAATAAATACTGATGTGacgaaattaaaaagtagACCGAGTTCAATTAACCAAGACCaagatattgtttataattctcTTACAGACAAACAAGAATTTAATGCATCTAGTAATGAAACTAGCTCAATTAATTATAGGGaaccaataaaaatagattgttttgaaaaaaataccaatgAAAGGGTTATTTCTAGTAGACCCAATTCAGAAGAAGAATTACTTGATTCTGTacctagtattaataaatactccACTTTAGAAAATACTATATCTGACATATCTTTTAAAGAACAAGAAATAGTTTCtacatcattaataaataagagtAATTCAATTTGCCAAGATACAGAGAGTACACCAACATTAGCAATGGACAAATATGATATTGAAACAAGTAGTAGAAAAGATTCGTTTTGTCAGGATAAGAATGAATCCATAACAATTTCGTCAAGTAGTACTAGTTCAATTTGTCAAGAAATTAATACTCAATCTTCAAAACTTTCTAGTAGGAAAAGTTCTATTATCGatgatttaattgataaaccttcaaaattacaaattggGGAAAAGAGCTCTAGTCTTCaagaatcaaatatttatgaccATAGCATTGAtgataattctaaaatattcaacaaatcTGGATCCTTGTGTGATGAAATGCTAAATATGTCGTTTAATAAAGTAACAGAAAATgtcatttcaaataaaacatgtGAACGAATAGTTTCTCCAACACTTATCGCTGAAAATACAGAATGTAAAATAGACAATAAAGAGGGATCTGTGGGCGAAGAATCAATGAAATCTTCTAATAATGAAACTGGCAATAAaggaaatttaatttcaagtaCTCTAAATTCAATTCCTCAAAAAacagaagaagaaaaaaatcaatcatcaAAATCAAGTTCTATATTTGATGAAACACAAAAGttacaaattgaaaataataaaatcattttgtcACCTTTCGAAATAATCGAAACcaatgttattgaaaaaaaagtggaAGAATCAAAATCTTTAGGCAGAATAGGATCTTTGTGTGAAGAAATTGCTAAATTTTTAACAGatgacgataaaaaaatgtctacgAATAATACATATGAATCGTCATGCGGTATAAACGAatctactttaaaaaataacaatgaagTATTAAAAGTTGAAACTGAACCATTATtacagtttgaaaaaaatacttatgctTTGAACAAGATTGAAAAACCTTTACAACTCGACGATGAAGTCAAAGTTAGTGAAAAACATGATAACATAAATGAGAAAAATACAGATCATAGTCTTCCTGCTGAAAATATCACTGTTTCTAATATTAAGTCCTCAGATATTTCTACAATATTgattgaagaaaataataagactGGTATAATGAATGTTGCTCAAATGGTAgggaaaaatattaacgaCGAATCTTTTACCAAACATACCGCTATAACTGACAATGAatccaaaaatttaaaaacggtCAATCCAATTTCTAGTATTACTTCAGAAGAatgtattagtaaattatcaaatgttttaattgaagATATAGTGAAATCATCTAATGAGAAAAATATCATGAATAATTCATCATTAACAGACATTTGTGTAAACCAACCATTAGGTGTTACTCTAAATAGTGAAGACTTGGGTGTTACTAAAGATATAGTAATGCAATTAAAAAGAGATGTACACGAAGCATTACATCAATGTAGTAGTGATGACGAGCGGCCATATACTCCTCAAAGCGAATCTAGCATGTCTAGATCGGCAATGAATATTGATGAAGACGATGATGATAACGAagacaataaaattgaaaccGATGATGATATGGCTGGATCTCCTATGTCAACTGGACCATCACCAATCCAAATGCAACTCGATAATCGACAAGTAGAAATTAATATCGATTTTAATAAAGCCATTCAGGAACATAGGATTACTAGAGGAGAAGATTTGACAACTACTGAAGCAAATGGTAACCATGTTACAGAAATTAAAACAACtgaacatgataatattaatcaaaaccaAAGCACTTCATCCGATACGGTTCAGAGTTGGGGTAAACCACTAGGTCTACCGCCAGTACAAAGCATTAATAATAACGGTTTTGATCCAATACGTGAATGGGGAAAACCATTTGGTCTTCCTTCTCCAACACAGCCGGTCCTTGAACTCGGAGAAACTCAAAATATGAGTAGTAAGATTACACccaaaaagttgaaaaaaattatggacAACAAACCAATAATTAATGTCATGG atAAAGACTCGCAAAATCGAATTCGACGATCGGAGTCGCCGAGCAAACTTAGGAGTCGATCATCAAGTCGGATGTCGAGAATTAATCCTGTTTATCTGGATCTTATTTATGTGCCACATCAtggaaattcaaaatatgtatctgCTGACTTCTTTAAGCGCGTACGAGCTAGAAATTACGTTTTTAGCGGTACTGACCCTAGTAAAGAAGTCTTAAATGCCTTAATCGAAGGTAAACAGGCTTGGGAGGATCAAGATTTAG aaGTCACCATAATACCAACTTATGATACTGATACGCTGGGTCAATGGGTGGCAGAAAATGAAGAGCTGCTGACCAAGTTGAAGATTGATTTAAGTCCCAGCGCTAGTCGATGCACGATAAAATTACAAGATCATAATACCAGCTGCTCCGCATATAGactagaattttaa